The following proteins are co-located in the Leishmania major strain Friedlin complete genome, chromosome 30 genome:
- a CDS encoding putative dolichyl pyrophosphate phosphatase, with translation MLLLETARLVWGYTHLSAVEMRHGEGLALEHRQHAAALATTSETSVTSSEPPHWKLWAMTAVVYRQHDLLSKLFAISSIVPVAMMVLLAGLTSAPCRERRIPAMNLILYLILSVCLNVVLKAAVRSPRPAHPAAGMSYTTAYGMPSDHAQFMAGFSVYLMRCWARARRHRTGRRKSGHLQRRESASASAALPSTSSPYALAALLLLATLFIGAGRVYNGYHTVGQALVGWMVGIALAFACTTAHVQRGFTWVSEKVLVPAMLVCTFWTEAIC, from the coding sequence ATGTTGTTGTTAGAGACGGCGAGGCTGGTGTGGGGCTACACGCATCTGTCGGCCGTGGAGATGCGGCATGGTGAGGGATTGGCACTTGAGCACCGACagcacgctgcagctctaGCGACCACATCGGAAACGTCAGTCACGTCATCGGAGCCCCCTCACTGGAAGTTGTGGGCGATGACGGCGGTTGTCTACCGCCAGCACGACCTGCTCAGCAAGCTCTTCGCCATCTCCTCTATCGTGCCTGTGGCGATGATGGTGCTCTTGGCTGGGCTGACGAGTGCACCGTGCCGCGAGCGTCGCATACCCGCCATGAATCTTATTCTTTACCTCATCCTAAGCGTGTGCCTGAACGTGGTGCTCAAGGCAGCCGTCCGCAGCCCGCGTCCCGCTCACCCAGCAGCAGGCATGAGCTACACCACAGCGTACGGAATGCCGAGCGACCACGCACAGTTCATGGCGGGCTTTTCCGTTTACCTCATGCGCTGCTgggcacgcgcgcgacgccATCGCACGGGGCGGCGCAAATCTGGTCATCTCCAGCGGCGGGAGTCcgcgtccgcctcggcggccttGCCGAGCACCTCATCGCCGTATGCACTGGCGgcattgctgctgctcgcgacGCTTTTCATCGGTGCTGGCCGCGTCTACAACGGCTACCACACCGTTGGGCAAGCGCTTGTGGGGTGGATGGTGGGGATCGCGCTAGCGTTCgcgtgcaccaccgcgcacgtgcagcgcGGGTTCACGTGGGTGTCGGAGAAGGTGCTGGTGCCAGCCATGCTTGTTTGCACCTTCTGGACGGAAGCGATCTGCTGA
- a CDS encoding WD-40 repeat protein, whose product MDRGYPRRREGGASFGGGGFGGVGGFSGGSGGPPAGGPRRRFRSDFDPEEYAPRRKLHGQRPVDFYSPAIRHVLTRLVPRSTPYSYHVAPHEYYTKDLVTASVTNYNASTALCTQWVNTSYHPDSKGGRIRTPLYALQWSPSGRRLLCSTGRGEFLLFNGQSFGVEVKTVAHEDNRPCRAIAWGRRHDLILSGDDAGKLKMWMPNFVFMSEVDTSHRAVREISWAPLELKFCTAGQDGSAKVWDTNTVGAHTATAGASDGNQAVLEEVKLEGHGGDVTTAHWHPYRALIATGSQDTQCRLWDPRTASRGSIAALHGHSQALTCVRWHPDGRTLLSASKDGTVKLWDIRKTQPEVKRFTGHTDAVDKVDWHPTVSDLFASTGADGSVMYWMVAEGDGTMTHGVEEVVHDAAMIEAAHEKFRDKPNPVHCVAWSPLGNILASSGHEVKYWTRNKPGALEEKERGVESDILDEQGHVMV is encoded by the coding sequence ATGGATCGCGGCTACCCACGGCGACGCGAGGGTGGCGCCagcttcggcggcggcgggttCGGCGGTGTTGGTGGATTCAGTGGCGGCTCTGGCGGCCCCCCGGCTGGCggcccgcggcggcgctttCGCAGCGATTTCGATCCCGAGGAATACGCGCCGCGCCGCAAACTGCACGGCCAGCGACCGGTGGACTTCTACTCGCCTGCCATCCGGCACGTCCTCACCCGTCtggtgccgcgcagcacaccgtACAGCTACCACGTTGCGCCGCACGAGTATTACACAAAGGACCTTGTCACGGCGAGTGTGACCAACTACAATGCGAGCACGGCGCTGTGCACGCAGTGGGTGAACACCTCGTACCACCCGGATAGCAAAGGCGGCCGTATCCGCACGCCACTCTACGCCCTGCAGTGGTCGCCGAGTGGACGCCGTCTGCTGTGCTCCACCGGACGCGGCGAGTTCCTGCTGTTCAACGGGCAGTCCTTTGGTGTGGAGGTGAAGACGGTGGCTCACGAGGACAACCGCCCGTGCCGCGCCATCGCGTGGGGCCGTCGCCACGACCTCATCCTCAGCGGCGATGACGCCGGCAAGCTCAAGATGTGGATGCCCAACTTCGTGTTCATGTCAGAGGTCGACACGAGCCACCGCGCCGTGCGCGAGATCTCGTGGGCGCCTCTGGAGCTAAAGTTCTGCACGGCTGGCCAGGATGGGTCGGCGAAGGTGTGGGACACGAACACGGTTGGCGCGCACACCGCTACTGCCGGCGCGAGCGATGGTAATCAGGCCGTGCTGGAGGAAGTGAAGCTTGAGGGCCACGGAGGTGATGTGACGACGGCGCACTGGCACCCCTATCGAGCTCTCATCGCCACCGGCAGTCAGGATACGCAGTGCCGACTGTGGGACCCCCGCACAGCTTCTCgtggcagcatcgccgcctTGCACGGCCACAGCCAGGCGCTGACGTGCGTGCGGTGGCACCCGGATGGGAGgacgctgctgagcgcgTCGAAGGATGGGACGGTGAAGTTGTGGGACATACGCAAGACGCAGCCGGAGGTGAAGCGTTTCACCGGGCACACGGACGCTGTCGATAAGGTTGACTGGCACCCGACGGTATCGGATCTGTTTGCGAGCACAGGGGCAGACGGAAGCGTGATGTACTGGATGGTAGCTGAGGGAGACGGCACCATGACCCATggcgtggaggaggtcgTCCACGACGCGGCGATGATCGAGGCGGCGCATGAGAAGTTCCGCGACAAGCCAAACCCGGTGCACTGTGTTGCCTGGTCTCCGCTGGGCAACATCCTCGCGTCTAGCGGCCACGAGGTCAAGTACTGGACGCGCAACAAGCCAggcgcgctggaggagaaggagcgcggcgtcgagAGTGACATCCTGGACGAGCAAGGCCACGTGATGGTGTGA
- the QSOX gene encoding putative quiescin sulfhydryl oxidase yields the protein MARLHGPAVAALCLCALAVLYCPGVAAGFSESRSLFRDAFEVVDINSMSLKELHKSAHTCPWILVTYLDTCGHCRHSAPLVARIAAETLEDSGDVLNEVTVAALNCETSMSDCQELRVVSVPSFYFLFPSDMPVNATTLEPVVANKNLLDKGNAEAKPIAMTRALIGQGANPNAHFDTARKMWMGASSNLWGATRKELCLHMRTYLRNSKESDAAEAGAGGALAAASTANFVEETTFHVVDVANAFFETLFHEVALRGLESAARRRALFRFLRLVQQRLPGLGADVLLYSMTVNRSVDGAQSSVAGFASSVDDWQKLVLSAGIPYEGNPRHLSWRTCKGSSWRYRGFPCGMWLLYHSLTVNAAHVDADDNNTEVLFIILDYARHFFACDACLTHFLRFQPGDKDPVLQLWRFHNEVNRRLASLGEGGDPLVPKRIFPTVEQCPACIRSDVTGKEEDRFVETEVSKYLRSRYRWNPTALHEGTVKVTESTRKRSINDRGRAVNVYHSLLSMDTFLIIVLVIAAVVLGMVYVLRRHHSSAAKRRRPILPLRARD from the coding sequence ATGGCACGGCTTCATGGGCCTGCCGTAGCAGCCCTATGCCTATGTGCTCTCGCGGTGCTCTACTGCcccggcgtcgccgcgggtTTCTCTGAGTCGCGCTCGCTTTTCCGCGATGCCTTCGAGGTGGTGGACATCAACAGCATGAGCCTGAAGGAGTTGCACAAgtcggcgcacacgtgcccATGGATTCTGGTCACCTACTTGGACACTTGCGGGCACTGCCGCCACTCTGCCCCGCTCGTAGCCCGCATCGCGGCGGAGACGCTCGAAGACAGCGGAGATGTGCTGAACGAGGTCACAGTGGCGGCGCTCAACTGCGAGACAAGCATGAGCGACTGCCAGGAGCTGAGGGTGGTTAGCGTTCCTTCTTTCTACTTCCTCTTCCCATCTGATATGCCCGTGAACGCGACGACTCTGGAGCCTGTCGTCGCTAATAAGAATCTCCTCGACAAGGGTAACGCGGAGGCTAAGCCCATCGCGATGACGCGCGCCTTGATAGGACAGGGGGCAAATCCGAACGCACACTTCGACACTGCGCGCAAAATGTGGATGGGTGCCTCGAGCAACCTCTGGGGGGCAACGCGTAAGGAACTTTGcctgcacatgcgcaccTACCTGCGCAACTCGAAGgagagcgacgccgcggaagccggcgctggcggggcTCTGGCCGCAGCCAGCACTGCGAACTTCGTGGAAGAGACGACGTTTCACGTGGTAGATGTCGCCAACGCGTTTTTCGAAACCCTCTTCCACGAAGTGGCGTTGAGGGGCCTTGAgtctgctgcgcggcgccgaGCTCTTTTTCGGTTTCTTCGCttggtgcagcagcgactgccTGGACTTGGCGCGGATGTGTTGCTGTACTCTATGACCGTCAACCGTAGTGTGGATGGCGCGCAGAGCAGCGTAGCCGGTTTTGCCTCCTCTGTGGACGACTGGCAGAAGCTTGTTTTATCCGCCGGTATCCCATACGAGGGAAACCCGCGCCATCTGAGTTGGCGAACGTGCAAGGGGTCTTCATGGCGTTACCGCGGTTTTCCGTGCGGTATGTGGTTGCTCTACCACTCCCTGACGGTGAATGCGGCGCACGTGGACGCCGACGACAACAATACCGAGGTGCTGTTCATCATTCTCGACTACGCGCGGCACTTCTTCGCTTGTGACGCGTGCCTTACTCATTTTCTCCGCTTTCAGCCAGGGGACAAGGACCCGGTGTTGCAGCTGTGGCGCTTCCACAACGAGGTGAACCGGCGTCTCGCCTcgttgggggagggaggcgaccCGCTGGTGCCAAAGCGAATTTTCCCGACGGTCGAGCAGTGCCCCGCGTGTATTCGCAGCGACGTCACcggcaaggaggaggaccGCTTTGTGGAGACAGAGGTGTCCAAGTACCTGCGATCCCGCTACCGGTGGAACCCCACAGCGCTGCATGAGGGGACCGTCAAGGTGACGGAATCCACCAGGAAGCGCTCGATCAACGATCGCGGCCGTGCCGTGAATGTGTACCACAGCCTTCTCAGCATGGACACCTTTCTGATCATCGTCCTTGTcatcgcggcggtggtgctgggtATGGTTTAcgtgctgcggcgtcacCATTCGTCTGCCGCGAAACGCCGCCGTCCGATTCTGCCCCTTCGAGCGCGAGACTAG
- a CDS encoding putative eukaryotic translation initiation factor 4e, protein MNPNATEFMPGRRNGPDGGLEALPTSTADMELAKTPAGAAAAAVHAPSLPGAVRRSLQNSPIIQPSRLSVKSASEIEAISKNSALNAAAAAYVPQRTLARVVLTQPSPLALAPSEDPAKNNIEMMLDDLWCLFYLPTTLGENIKEEDYNPTLVFRVDSILTFWRVVNNIAAPSELQLSTLYLFRDGIDPKWEDPANRDGGIVKVKATAAQVDEAWELLLCRTIGDSWSPSVRETVNGVVLKVRERAYWLELWVTKNSSALQKDLAELWHPILGASFATTYLTHAMMQERSHAAAALAAEKQKKNRRRY, encoded by the coding sequence ATGAACCCCAACGCCACGGAGTTCATGCCGGGGCGGCGCAACGGCCCGGACGGCGGGCTTGAGGCGTTGCCCACGTCCACGGCGGACATGGAGCTTGCCAAGACTCCGGctggagccgctgccgctgctgtccacgcgccgtcgctgcccggtgcggtgcgccgcagcctccAGAACTCTCCCATCATCCAGCCTTCTCGTCTGAGCGTCAAGAGCGCCTCTGAGATCGAGGCCATTAGCAAGAACAGTGCCCTGaatgcagctgccgccgcctacGTGCCGCAGCGTACCCTGGCGCGTGTGGTGCTGACACAGCCATCCccgctcgccctcgccccctctGAGGACCCGGCCAAGAACAATATCGAGATGATGCTGGACGATCTTTGGTGTCTCTTCTACCTTCCCACCACGTTGGGCGAGAACATTAAGGAGGAGGACTACAACCCCACGTTGGTGTTCCGCGTGGACAGCATCCTGACCTTCTGGAGGGTGGTGAACAACATTGCGGCCCCATCCGAGCTGCAGCTCAGCACGCTGTATCTCTTCCGGGACGGCATCGACCCCAAGTGGGAAGACCCCGCGAACCGAGATGGCGGCATCGTGAAGGTGAAGGCGACTGCTGCCCAGGTCGATGAGGCatgggagctgctgctgtgccgcaccATTGGCGACTCGTGGTCCCCATCGGTGCGCGAGACCGTCAACGGTGTGGTGTTGAAGGTTCGCGAGCGCGCCTACTGGCTGGAGTTGTGGGTCACCAAGAACTCGAGTGCGCTCCAGAAGGACCTCGCCGAGCTCTGGCACCCGATCCTCGGCGCCTCCTTCGCGACCACGTACCTGACGCACGCCATGATGCAGGAGCGCtcccacgccgctgccgccttaGCTGCCgaaaagcagaaaaagaacCGTCGGCGCTACtaa
- a CDS encoding putative aspartyl-tRNA synthetase, with protein MSANHADAGAPAVAKKMSDKEARKAARLAEEKARADEKAALVEKYKAVFGAAPMVQSTTYKSRTHIPVSELSRPELVDKTVLIRARVSTTRKKGKMAFMVLRDGSDSVQAMAAVEGDVPKEMIDFMGQIATESIVDVEATVCKVEQPITSTSHSDIELKVKKIHTVTESLRTLPFTLEDASRKESAEGAKVNLDTRLNSRWMDLRTLASGAIFRLQSRVCQYFRQFLIDKDFCEIHSPKIINAPSEGGANVFKLEYFNRFAYLAQSPQLYKQMVLQGDVPRVFEVGPVFRSENSNTHRHLTEFVGLDVEMRIDEHYYEVLDVAESLFNYIFERLATHTKELKNVCQQYPFEPLVWKLTPERIKELGVGVISEGVVPTDKFQARVHNMDSRMLRINYMHCIELLNTVLDEKMAPTDDINTTNEKLLGKLVKERYGTDFFISDRFPSSARPFYTMECKDDVRFTNSYDMFIRGEEISSGAQRIHDPDLLLARAKMLNVDLTPIKEYVDSFRLGAWPHGGFGIGLERVVMLYLGLSNVRLASLFPRDPQRTTP; from the coding sequence ATGAGCGCAAACCACGCCGATGCCGGCGCACCAGCCGTGGCGAAGAAGATGAGCGACAAAGAGGCGCGTaaggcggcgcgcctggcggaggagaaggcccGCGCGGATGAAAAGGCGGCCCTTGTGGAGAAGTACAAGGCCGTGTTTGGTGCCGCACCAATGGTGCAGTCGACGACGTACAagtcgcgcacgcacatcccGGTCTCGGAGCTGTCGCGGCCGGAGTTGGTGGACAAGACGGTGCTGATCCGTGCCCGCGTGTCGACGACGCGCAAGAAGGGCAAGATGGCGTTCatggtgctgcgcgacgggAGCGATTCGGTGCAGGCGATGGCTGCCGTGGAAGGCGATGTGCCGAAGGAGATGATCGACTTCATGGGGCAGATCGCGACAGAGTCGATTGTTGATGTGGAGGCGACAGTTTGCAAGGTGGAGCAGCCCATCACGTCGACGTCGCACTCGGACATCGAGCTGAAGGTGAAGAAGATCCACACGGTGACGGagtcgctgcgcacgctgccGTTCACGCTAGAGGACGCGAGCCGCAAGGAGTCGGCCGAGGGTGCGAAGGTGAACCTCGACACGCGCCTGAATAGCCGCTGGATGGACCTGCGCACACTAGCGTCCGGCGCGATCTTCCGCCTTCAGTCGCGCGTGTGCCAGTACTTCCGCCAGTTTCTTATCGACAAGGACTTCTGTGAGATCCACTCGCCCAAGATCATCAACGCGCCGAGCGAGGGTGGCGCCAACGTGTTCAAGCTGGAGTACTTCAACCGCTTCGCGTACCTTGCCCAGTCGCCACAACTGTACAAGCAGATGGTGCTGCAGGGCGATGTGCCGCGCGTGTTCGAGGTGGGACCGGTGTTCCGCTCAGAGAACAGCAACACACACCGCCACCTGACGGAGTTTGTTGGGTTGGACGTGGAGATGCGCATCGATGAGCACTACTACGAGGTGCTGGATGTGGCGGAGAGCCTATTCAACTACATTTTCGAGCGCCTTGCCACTCACACAAAGGAGCTGAAGAACGTGTGCCAGCAGTACCCCTTCGAGCCTCTCGTGTGGAAGCTCACACCGGAGAGGATAAAGGAGCTCGGCGTTGGCGTCATCTCGGAGGGCGTGGTGCCGACAGACAAGTTTcaggcacgcgtgcacaACATGGATAGCCGTATGCTGCGTATCAACTACATGCACTGCATTGAGCTGTTGAACACTGTGCTGGACGAGAAGATGGCGCCGACGGATGACATCAACACGACGAACGAGAAGCTGCTCGGCAAGCTTGTGAAGGAGCGCTACGGCACAGACTTCTTCATCTCGGACCGCTTTCCGTCCTCGGCGCGCCCGTTCTACACGATGGAGTGCAAGGACGACGTGCGCTTCACGAACTCGTACGATATGTTCATCCGCGGTGAGGAGATCTCCAGCGGagcgcagcgcatccacgACCCCGATCTGCTGCTGGCACGCGCCAAGATGCTGAACGTGGATCTCACACCGATCAAGGAGTACGTCGACTCCTTCCGTCTCGGTGCGTGGCCGCACGGCGGCTTCGGCATTGGGCTGGAGCGCGTGGTGATGCTGTACCTTGGACTGAGCAACGTGCGCCTTGCTTCGCTCTTTCCGCGTGACCCGCAGCGCACGACGCCATAG
- a CDS encoding putative bystin: MPGKEKAKRELHRSNPLGDDIHAERFASAKSASRHAADENDVDQAGYLIPNHTTKRILRTAKKQLEAIQGEVTAEKHTTAVCGEDYRDTGLQDLIDTEEMTTEGREHRYEMEAAADDEDVVLEYDDNESIASEMPMDVPDVSSEMYGINEEEARLLNAFQPASRVQSRNLADMIMEKIREKEQGTRSGAAPSSSDNARVADEDSEDKIDNRVARVYTAIGTVLKRYTSGKIPKAFKILPNVKNWEQLLMLTRPDQWSPHATYQATRIFAANLNESMLQRFYAAVLLPIVHERLLEEKKLHPALYMAVRKALFKPVAFFKGFLLPLAMDEECTLREALVVASVLQRCHLPPVPTAVTIYKIAQQPFSGRCSVFLRVLIDKKMALPYQAIDELVKYFHRFLETHTKEEALPVLWHQTLLSFIQHYKADLTEAQLGLLSNVCNVHFHYMITPEIRREIAAALRMKQGAAPVS, translated from the coding sequence ATGCCCGGCAAGGAAAAGGCAAAGAGGGAGCTCCATCGCTCCAACCCGCTCGGCGATGATATCCACGCGGAgcgcttcgccagcgccaaGAGCGCGTCGCGCCATGCCGCAGACGAGAACGACGTGGATCAGGCTGGCTACCTCATCCCCAACCACACGACGAAACGGATCTTGCGCACCGCCAagaagcagctggaggccatTCAGGGTGAGGTGACGGCTGAGAAGCACACCACCGCGGTGTGCGGAGAGGACTACCGCGACACCGGCCTGCAGGACCTCAtcgacaccgaggagatGACGACGGAGGGTCGCGAGCATCGCTAtgagatggaggcggcggcggatgaCGAAGATGTGGTTCTGGAGTACGACGATAACGAGTCTATTGCATCCGAGATGCCGATGGATGTGCCGGACGTGTCCTCAGAGATGTACGGGAtcaacgaggaggaggcacgACTGCTGAACGCCTTCCAGCCCGCCTCGCGTGTGCAGAGCCGCAACTTGGCGGACATGATCATGGAAAAGATTAGGGAAAAGGAGCAGGGCACCCGCAGTGGCGCAGCCCCGAGCTCGAGCGATAACGCCCGCGTGGCGGACGAGGACAGTGAGGACAAGATCGACAATCGTGTGGCACGCGTGTACACGGCCATCGGCACGGTGCTGAAGCGCTACACCTCCGGCAAGATTCCGAAGGCGTTCAAGATTTTGCCAAACGTGAAGAACtgggagcagctgctgatgctgaCGCGTCCGGATCAGTGGTCCCCGCACGCCACGTACCAGGCCACTCGCATCTTTGCCGCCAACTTGAACGAGAGtatgctgcagcgcttctacgccgcggtgctgctgcccatcgTGCACGAGCGGCTGCTCGAGGAAAAGAAGCTGCACCCAGCCCTGTACATGGCAGTGCGCAAGGCGCTCTTTAAGCCCGTCGCCTTCTTCAAAGGctttctgctgccgctggcaaTGGATGAGGAGTGCACGCTGCGTGAGGCCCTTGTGGTGGCAagcgtgctgcagcgctgccacttGCCACCGGtgcccaccgccgtcaccatCTACAAgattgcgcagcagcccttTAGCGGCCGGTGCTCCGTCTTTCTTCGTGTGCTCATCGACAAGAAGATGGCACTGCCGTATCAGGCCATCGACGAGCTGGTGAAGTACTTCCATCGCTTCTTGGAAACGCacacgaaggaggaggcgctgccggtgctgtgGCATCAGACCCTGCTCTCCTTCATCCAGCACTACAAGGCAGACCTGaccgaggcgcagctgggGCTGCTATCAAACGTGTGCAACGTGCATTTTCACTACATGATCACCCCCGAGATCCGCCGCGAGattgcagcggcgctgcgcatgAAGCAAGGCGCGGCACCCGTTTCCTAG
- a CDS encoding putative glycosyltransferase family 28 protein encodes MWFLIALLLGCAFLASLWHSVVRYVPLAIRSPHRCAMKIGVVLGSGGHTSEMLRAITEIPLSYWLDTRPFYVVSATDPHSASLASQLEQQRFERRVVVYTIPRAREVGQSYLMSIITTIRATLACFRFVCTEKPDVLLTNGPGVCVPVIAAAVCVASCAPWWYGRPAIVYMESFTCVSHLSLTGSLLAPWLADVFTVHWRALERAVARRRRRGTLVYVGSETARVTDGAPHRLRSLAAEQEAYALVTVGSTKFSSLVQAVVQPGVCATLHQRFGIKRLYVQHGTAEVVAPPEATLLPALPMAAGADASHPTQQWSCGGLLVEAFPYRPCLDAVIRGATLVITHAGAGTILEGLQAQRPLVVVPNRQLMSDHQLDLAEALANGGFLFCVQVAELAERLPLLDLTTLRPHGGMDAAQLQEALRLVLTGHSASGERAKAD; translated from the coding sequence ATGTGGTTTCTCAttgctcttcttctcggATGTGCGTTTCTGGCGTCTCTGTGGCACAGCGTTGTGCGTTACGTGCCCCTCGCGATCCGGTCGCCGCACCGATGTGCCATGAAGATTGGCGTGGTGCTGGGCTCTGGTGGACACACGAGTGAGATGCTGCGCGCCATTACGGAGATACCGTTGTCTTACTGGTTAGACACGCGTCCGTTCTACGTTGTGAGCGCCACCGATCCGCATTCGGCCAGCTTGGCCTCacagctggagcagcagcgcttcgaGAGGCGCGTCGTCGTGTACACCAttccgcgcgcgcgcgaggtgGGTCAGAGCTACTTGATGTCGATCATCACCACAATCAGGGCAACCCTAGCGTGCTTTCGGTTTGTTTGCACTGAGAAGCCGGACGTGCTTCTCACGAATGGCcctggcgtgtgcgtgcctgtgatCGCGGCGGCCGTTTGCGTGGCATCGTGCGCGCCGTGGTGGTACGGGCGCCCTGCCATTGTCTACATGGAGTCCTTCACGTGCGTATCGCACCTCTCCCTGACAGGGAGCCTGCTGGCGCCGTGGCTGGCGGACGTCTTTACGGTGCACTGGCGCGCTCTGGAGAGAGCTGTggctcgacgccgccgccgcggcacgcTGGTGTACGTTGGATCGGAGACAGCGCGTGTCACAGACGGCGCACCACATCGCCTCCGGTCTCTTGCTGCCGAGCAGGAGGCCTACGCGCTGGTGACGGTGGGGTCGACAAAGTTCTCCTCGTTGgtgcaggcggtggtgcagcccgGCGTTTGCGCCACCCTGCACCAGCGCTTCGGCATCAAGCGCCTCTACGTTCAGCATGGCACCGCTGAGGTGGTAGCGCCTCCAGAGGCGACTCTCCTGCCCGCACTGCCGAtggctgctggcgcagatGCTTCTCATCCGACGCAACAGTGGAGCTGCGGGGGCCTCCTCGTGGAGGCCTTCCCGTACCGACCTTGCCTGGACGCCGTGATCCGTGGCGCCACCCTCGTCATCACCCACGCTGGTGCCGGCACCATCTTGGAAGGACtgcaagcgcagcggcccttggtggtggtgccgaaTCGTCAGCTGATGTCTGATCACCAGTTGGATCTCGCTGAGGCTCTTGCCAACGGTGGCTTTCTCTTCTGCGTCCAAGTTGCTGAGCTGGCAGAgaggctgccgttgctggaCCTGACAACGCTTCGACCACACGGTGGCATGGATGCCGCGCAGCTTCAGGAGGCGCTTCGGCTGGTGCTGACGGGGCATTCTGCgagcggggagagggcgaaggCGGATtag
- a CDS encoding putative nuclear cap binding protein: MSSDLVDTVPRMEYVDRHELLRSLLTAEEFRERRQEQLNYSTTVYVGNLSFYTTEEQVCNHFSPCGHIRDIVMGLNEATRCPCGFCFVVFESQAAAVLAVHGLDGSLLDDRVVSVSWDVGCDGSRRWGRGAHGGQVVDGVRQNLDEGRGGLGALRRDALGVPASTAEDELVAYDWVEASPKRRGAHTK, encoded by the coding sequence ATGTCGAGTGATTTGGTGGACACGGTCCCCCGAATGGAGTATGTGGATCGCCACGAGTTGCTCCGGTCTCTCTTGACGGCGGAGGAGTTCCgggagcggcggcaggagCAGCTCAACTACAGCACCACCGTTTACGTGGGCAACTTGTCCTTCTACACGACGGAGGAGCAGGTGTGCAATCACTTCAGTCCTTGTGGACACATCCGCGATATCGTGATGGGCCTCAACGAGGCGACACGCTGCCCATGCGGGTTTTGCTTTGTCGTGTTCGAGTCACAGGCGGCCGCGGTACTGGCGGTGCACGGACTCGACGGGTCACTGCTGGACGACCGCGTCGTGTCCGTTAGCTGGGATGTGGGCTGCGACGGGAGTCGCCGCTGGGGCCGTGGCGCTCACGGCGGCCAAGTGGTAGACGGCGTTCGCCAAAACCTCGACGAGGGTCGCGGTGGCTTGGGCGCCCTgcggcgcgacgcgctggGCGTGCCTGCCTCGACCGCGGAGGACGAGCTGGTTGCCTACGATTGGGTAGAAGCCTCACCGAAGCGCAGAGGTGCCCACACAAAGTAG